The Helicobacter mustelae genome has a segment encoding these proteins:
- a CDS encoding KH domain-containing protein, whose translation MIQDFLTAYVKKIVEKPEVISVQETKTEDGYDFVIFAANCDVGRIIGKEGKMISSIKAFISGCKAKNGLNYRVSAKAIDE comes from the coding sequence ATGATTCAAGATTTTTTGACTGCCTATGTGAAAAAAATTGTAGAAAAACCTGAAGTCATTTCGGTGCAAGAAACCAAAACTGAGGATGGCTATGATTTTGTCATTTTTGCAGCCAATTGCGATGTGGGTAGGATTATTGGTAAAGAAGGGAAAATGATCTCATCCATCAAAGCTTTTATTTCGGGTTGCAAAGCCAAGAATGGGCTGAACTACCGCGTATCTGCCAAAGCAATCGATGAATAA
- the ffh gene encoding signal recognition particle protein, whose protein sequence is MFDTLGNTFRNIVGKIRFNDDENSLNRALDELKKALLKNDVHHKVTKEIIQQVQSKTKALGIGKQNFLDSLQEAILSILQSSKNYGFVFASKPPTIILMTGLQGSGKTTTSAKLANYLKTKNKKVLLAACDLQRLAAVKQLQSLGEKIEVEVFHVQDAKSPIEVAKRAKEKAMGHQYDVLIIDTAGRLAIDDTLMQELTDIKAAINPDEIFYVADSLSGQDGVRTADLFNQKLDVSGVILSKFDSDSKGGIALSIAYQIGLPLRFIGTGEKIPDFDIFLPDRIVSRLMGAGDIATLAEKTASIIDQKEAKDLTRKIKKGQFTFMDFVAQIENIKKLGSLSSIVSMIPGIGNMASALKNVDLENHSEIKNIKAMVNSMTPKERENPDLLNGSRRRRIAMGCGLEVSDINRIIKQFDNASKIAKRFSNKSGMQDLMSMIGQMQNAKR, encoded by the coding sequence GTGTTTGATACTTTAGGAAACACCTTTAGAAACATTGTGGGAAAAATCCGTTTCAACGATGATGAGAATTCCCTAAATCGGGCGTTAGATGAACTCAAAAAAGCATTGCTCAAAAATGATGTCCACCACAAGGTGACAAAGGAAATCATCCAACAAGTCCAAAGCAAGACCAAAGCACTTGGCATTGGAAAACAGAACTTTTTAGATTCTTTGCAAGAGGCAATTTTATCCATCTTGCAATCTAGTAAAAATTATGGATTTGTCTTTGCTAGCAAGCCTCCCACCATAATATTGATGACAGGCTTACAAGGAAGCGGAAAAACCACCACGAGTGCAAAACTTGCCAACTATCTCAAAACAAAAAACAAAAAAGTCTTACTTGCGGCATGTGATTTGCAGCGTCTTGCAGCAGTAAAGCAGCTACAAAGTCTTGGAGAAAAAATCGAAGTGGAAGTATTTCATGTTCAAGATGCAAAGAGTCCAATAGAGGTCGCCAAACGCGCCAAAGAAAAAGCCATGGGGCATCAATATGATGTATTAATCATCGATACTGCAGGGCGTTTGGCCATCGATGATACATTAATGCAAGAGCTCACTGACATCAAAGCCGCCATTAATCCTGATGAGATTTTTTATGTGGCAGATTCTCTAAGCGGGCAAGATGGCGTACGCACTGCAGATCTCTTCAATCAAAAACTTGATGTTAGCGGAGTGATTTTAAGCAAGTTTGATAGTGATTCCAAAGGTGGAATTGCCTTGTCTATAGCCTATCAAATTGGTCTACCTCTGCGATTCATTGGGACGGGAGAGAAAATCCCTGATTTTGATATTTTCCTGCCCGATCGCATTGTTTCTCGCCTCATGGGTGCGGGGGATATCGCGACTTTGGCGGAAAAAACTGCCAGCATCATCGACCAAAAAGAAGCCAAAGATCTCACCAGGAAAATCAAAAAAGGTCAGTTTACTTTTATGGATTTTGTCGCACAAATTGAAAATATCAAAAAACTAGGATCGCTAAGCTCCATTGTCTCTATGATACCTGGGATCGGAAATATGGCAAGCGCACTCAAAAACGTAGATCTAGAAAATCATAGCGAAATCAAAAACATCAAGGCCATGGTGAATTCCATGACACCAAAGGAGCGAGAAAATCCAGACTTGCTCAATGGCAGTAGGCGCAGGCGCATCGCGATGGGCTGCGGGCTTGAGGTAAGCGATATTAATCGCATCATCAAACAGTTTGACAATGCCTCAAAGATTGCAAAAAGATTTTCCAACAAATCAGGAATGCAGGATTTGATGAGTATGATAGGGCAGATGCAAAACGCAAAAAGATAG
- the rimM gene encoding ribosome maturation factor RimM (Essential for efficient processing of 16S rRNA), whose translation MNNVPTSPSELIEVAKLGRSVGLDGGMKCQLLTDFPEIFQNGHFFFVFSPIKRSNIPLTLKKFLPQKQIIQFDQITNPEYAKHFTNQILYATLEDTRKFCHLAKEEFFWFDIIGCSVIESDKTLGIVKDILRIANTDYLVIKTHQSLTPPHSKEFLLPYLQHFILYADPLKKIITTQNAKAILETS comes from the coding sequence ATGAATAATGTCCCCACCTCTCCCTCAGAACTAATTGAAGTTGCAAAACTTGGGAGAAGCGTAGGACTTGATGGCGGGATGAAATGCCAACTCCTCACGGATTTTCCCGAGATTTTCCAAAATGGACATTTTTTTTTCGTATTTTCCCCCATCAAAAGATCTAACATCCCCCTCACACTCAAGAAATTTCTCCCACAAAAGCAAATCATCCAGTTTGACCAGATTACAAATCCCGAATATGCCAAGCATTTCACCAACCAAATCCTCTATGCAACACTGGAGGATACCAGAAAATTCTGCCATCTTGCAAAAGAAGAATTTTTCTGGTTTGATATCATTGGCTGCAGCGTTATAGAATCTGACAAAACCCTGGGTATAGTAAAAGATATTTTGCGCATCGCAAACACCGACTATCTTGTGATAAAGACCCATCAAAGCCTAACCCCTCCCCATTCCAAAGAATTTTTACTCCCCTATTTGCAGCATTTTATCCTCTATGCAGATCCATTGAAAAAAATCATCACCACGCAAAATGCCAAGGCGATCTTGGAGACTAGCTGA
- a CDS encoding Fur family transcriptional regulator, producing MNFESQLKNKKLKVTPQRMAILNTIYKKGHIGIEEIYDNIKRNHPSISLATVYKNIASLHEANILREVKAPSQKQKYELACDKHVHVSCEKCGKLEDVYLNLSDILHQCSGVTSYKIYDVNAIFIGICSRCRENQNL from the coding sequence ATGAATTTTGAATCGCAACTGAAGAACAAAAAATTAAAAGTTACCCCCCAGAGAATGGCAATCTTGAATACAATTTACAAGAAGGGTCATATTGGGATCGAGGAGATTTATGACAATATCAAGAGAAACCATCCCTCGATCTCCCTTGCCACGGTGTATAAAAATATTGCTTCCTTGCATGAGGCAAATATTTTAAGAGAAGTCAAAGCGCCTTCTCAAAAGCAAAAATACGAGCTTGCCTGCGATAAGCACGTCCATGTCTCCTGTGAGAAATGCGGAAAACTCGAGGATGTTTATCTCAATCTCTCAGATATTTTGCATCAATGCAGCGGGGTGACAAGCTATAAGATCTATGATGTTAATGCCATTTTCATCGGTATCTGCTCTAGATGTAGAGAGAATCAAAATCTATAA
- a CDS encoding phosphatase PAP2 family protein: protein MKKLFLAFLLTFQISHAMEEQRDAFQQIGDVLRLMPIFVGVVSLGMRDYRGFGELALGALATQGVIQIMKFSFQRAHDKGYDVEFAKRPCCDSYKGMPSGHSGGAFSAAAFVYYRYGWKPAIPVTILAFVTAASRVYARKHTIWQVMVGGAIAWGLGYLFTSKYKPKSNLTILPSVGMDRWGGMEYAAHIHYRF, encoded by the coding sequence ATGAAAAAACTATTTCTTGCATTCCTTCTCACCTTCCAGATCTCACACGCCATGGAAGAACAAAGAGATGCATTTCAACAGATAGGAGATGTGCTCAGACTTATGCCCATATTTGTGGGTGTAGTATCGCTGGGGATGAGAGATTATCGCGGTTTTGGAGAATTAGCGCTCGGTGCACTTGCCACACAGGGAGTCATCCAAATCATGAAATTTAGCTTCCAGCGCGCGCATGACAAGGGCTATGATGTAGAATTTGCCAAGCGCCCCTGCTGTGATAGCTACAAGGGCATGCCAAGTGGACACTCAGGCGGCGCCTTTAGCGCTGCTGCTTTTGTTTATTATCGCTATGGCTGGAAGCCCGCAATTCCTGTGACGATTTTGGCCTTTGTGACAGCAGCATCCCGCGTGTATGCGCGCAAGCACACCATCTGGCAGGTAATGGTAGGAGGAGCGATCGCCTGGGGACTTGGCTACTTATTTACCTCCAAATACAAACCCAAAAGCAATCTCACAATCCTGCCCAGCGTGGGAATGGATAGATGGGGAGGCATGGAATACGCCGCTCACATCCATTATAGATTTTGA
- the rpsP gene encoding 30S ribosomal protein S16, with protein MATVIRLTRMGRKKKPFYRIVVTDSRKRRDGGWIESIGFYNPLANPVVVKFDAERLSYWKGVGAKMSERVEKLTK; from the coding sequence ATGGCAACAGTAATTCGATTGACAAGAATGGGAAGAAAGAAAAAACCTTTTTATCGCATCGTCGTTACGGATTCTAGGAAAAGGAGAGATGGTGGCTGGATTGAATCCATCGGGTTTTATAATCCTCTAGCAAACCCAGTGGTAGTGAAATTTGACGCAGAGCGCCTGAGCTATTGGAAGGGCGTGGGGGCAAAAATGAGCGAGCGTGTTGAAAAACTTACCAAATAA